One Niabella beijingensis DNA window includes the following coding sequences:
- a CDS encoding class I SAM-dependent methyltransferase → MESIQQIFENYSGPLLNKWDSYIDIYDYYFSPYRNKELVFLEIGVAHGGSLQFWQQYFGDKIKIYGIDVNPECKKFESENVKIFIGSQEDPVFLESVKKSIPPIDILLDDGGHTMKQQVTTFNVLFDHVKSDGIYMCEDLQTSYYKNFGGGLRRAGTFIEFSKRHIDNLHGWFAKKGQQQEMFNKITSSVWGIHYHNAVVVYLKKTVKEPRNLFKGYETITIGNYAVFGQKKSITGQLKRLMLRFRKRS, encoded by the coding sequence ATGGAAAGTATTCAGCAAATATTTGAAAATTACTCAGGCCCTCTTTTAAATAAGTGGGATAGTTATATCGACATTTACGATTATTATTTTTCTCCCTATAGAAATAAGGAATTGGTGTTTCTTGAGATCGGCGTTGCACACGGCGGCTCTCTTCAGTTCTGGCAGCAATATTTTGGGGATAAGATTAAAATATATGGTATTGATGTAAATCCCGAATGTAAAAAATTCGAAAGTGAGAATGTGAAGATATTTATTGGTTCGCAGGAAGATCCGGTTTTTTTGGAGTCTGTAAAAAAATCCATTCCTCCTATCGACATTCTGTTAGATGATGGCGGGCATACCATGAAGCAACAGGTTACAACTTTTAATGTACTTTTCGATCATGTAAAAAGTGATGGAATTTATATGTGCGAAGACCTGCAAACCTCTTATTATAAGAACTTCGGGGGTGGTTTAAGGCGTGCCGGCACATTTATTGAGTTTAGTAAACGACATATTGATAATCTTCATGGATGGTTTGCTAAAAAAGGACAACAGCAGGAGATGTTCAATAAAATCACATCATCTGTTTGGGGTATTCATTATCACAATGCTGTGGTGGTCTATTTGAAAAAGACAGTTAAGGAACCTCGTAATCTTTTTAAAGGTTATGAAACAATAACTATTGGTAATTATGCGGTGTTTGGACAAAAAAAATCCATTACCGGTCAGCTAAAAAGACTGATGCTTCGTTTCAGGAAACGATCATGA
- the carA gene encoding glutamine-hydrolyzing carbamoyl-phosphate synthase small subunit: MTATPAILLLEDGTVCTGKAFGAIGTTTGEICFNTGMTGYQEVFTDPSYYGQIVIMNAVHVGNYGVIDEDVESDSVKILGVIAKNLNENYSRRRAVGSLDEYLKKNNIVSIHDVDTRALVTHIRTKGAMNCIISSEIFDIDALKKRLAEVPSMDGLELASKVSTQEVYESGDPQAGIRIAVMDYGIKRNIVKCMTDRGAFVKVFPAKTPLEEVKAFNPDGYFISNGPGDPAAMNYAVEQLKQILEEGKPMFGICLGHQLLALANGISTFKMHHGHRGLNHPVKNLITGRSEITTQNHGFGVDPESVKQSELVEITHVNLNDRSIEGIRVKGKPAFSVQYHPESTPGPYDSRYLFDEFINLIKQSINN; the protein is encoded by the coding sequence ATGACAGCTACTCCTGCGATTTTACTGCTAGAAGACGGAACCGTATGTACCGGCAAAGCTTTTGGTGCCATCGGCACCACCACCGGTGAAATTTGTTTCAATACCGGTATGACCGGATACCAGGAAGTTTTTACCGATCCCAGCTATTACGGTCAGATCGTGATCATGAATGCCGTACATGTCGGGAATTATGGGGTGATTGATGAAGATGTGGAGTCGGACAGTGTAAAAATTCTGGGGGTCATTGCCAAAAACCTGAACGAGAATTATTCCCGCAGACGGGCAGTTGGTTCACTTGATGAGTACCTGAAAAAGAACAATATCGTCTCCATCCATGATGTGGATACCCGGGCACTGGTGACCCATATCCGCACAAAAGGCGCGATGAACTGTATCATTTCTTCTGAGATCTTTGATATTGACGCGCTGAAAAAACGCCTGGCGGAGGTACCGTCGATGGACGGACTGGAGCTGGCCTCCAAAGTAAGCACCCAAGAGGTCTATGAATCCGGTGACCCGCAGGCAGGCATCCGCATTGCGGTAATGGATTACGGAATTAAACGCAATATCGTTAAATGCATGACCGATCGCGGCGCTTTTGTAAAAGTATTCCCTGCCAAAACACCCCTGGAAGAAGTAAAAGCCTTTAACCCCGATGGCTATTTTATTTCCAATGGCCCCGGCGATCCCGCTGCTATGAACTATGCGGTGGAACAGTTGAAACAGATACTGGAGGAAGGCAAGCCGATGTTCGGCATCTGCCTGGGACACCAGCTGCTGGCACTGGCCAATGGTATTTCTACTTTTAAAATGCACCACGGCCACCGCGGATTGAATCATCCGGTAAAAAATTTAATTACAGGCAGATCAGAAATAACCACTCAGAATCATGGATTTGGCGTAGATCCCGAATCGGTCAAACAGTCGGAACTGGTGGAGATCACACATGTGAACCTGAACGACCGGTCTATTGAAGGCATACGGGTCAAAGGAAAGCCTGCGTTCTCAGTACAATACCACCCCGAAAGCACACCCGGCCCCTACGACTCGAGATACCTGTTTGACGAATTTATCAATCTCATCAAGCAATCAATAAATAATTAA
- a CDS encoding glycosyltransferase family 4 protein: MIKIASLVPYKIVPPVTGGEKGVYYFSSHLAAYGELTCFTVTENWKLNTIYKTIPVLGSSKNRFRYVNLLLFFQLRRLLKKQGIRYLILEHPYYGWLGILLQRFAGIKLIVHSHNIEAFRFRDLKKWWWKLLFYYERKIHQLADLSFFITPEDRSFALQNYLLLPEKCTVVPYGIELAPVAPETKREAKHFLCNELGIDTATNLVLFNGTLSYPPNLEAVITILRSINPLLRQQFRKPYKILICGKGLPASLLQEISEQEENDILFRGFVEDIQLYFSAADLFINPVAEGGGIKTKLVEALGSNTPAVSYKKGAFGVPEALTGTHLRVVPDRNDQEFVAEMVAVLNGRMETMPEAFYDYFRWDKIAQRAMDSIEKMKI; this comes from the coding sequence TTGATAAAGATAGCTTCTTTGGTTCCTTATAAGATCGTTCCCCCGGTAACGGGTGGGGAAAAAGGGGTTTATTATTTTTCCAGCCACCTGGCCGCATATGGGGAGCTGACCTGTTTTACCGTTACAGAGAACTGGAAATTAAATACTATTTACAAAACGATTCCCGTTTTGGGGAGTAGTAAAAACCGATTCCGGTATGTAAATCTGCTACTTTTTTTTCAACTTCGCCGGCTGTTAAAAAAGCAGGGAATCCGCTATCTTATTCTGGAACATCCGTATTATGGTTGGCTGGGCATACTGTTGCAGCGGTTTGCAGGCATAAAGTTGATTGTTCATTCCCATAATATTGAGGCCTTTCGTTTCCGGGATCTTAAAAAGTGGTGGTGGAAGTTGTTGTTTTATTATGAAAGAAAGATACACCAGCTGGCTGACCTGAGTTTTTTTATCACCCCGGAAGATCGCAGTTTTGCATTGCAGAATTATCTGCTACTGCCGGAAAAATGTACCGTTGTTCCTTATGGCATAGAACTTGCTCCTGTAGCTCCCGAAACAAAGCGGGAGGCCAAGCATTTTTTATGCAATGAGCTAGGCATTGACACAGCTACCAATCTGGTGCTCTTCAATGGCACCCTCAGCTACCCGCCAAATCTGGAAGCTGTGATCACTATTTTGAGATCTATAAATCCTCTACTGCGACAACAGTTCCGGAAGCCTTATAAGATTCTGATCTGCGGAAAGGGGCTCCCTGCGTCTCTTTTACAGGAAATAAGCGAACAGGAGGAAAATGATATCCTGTTCCGGGGATTTGTGGAAGACATTCAGCTTTATTTTTCAGCGGCGGATTTGTTTATTAACCCGGTGGCAGAAGGCGGAGGTATAAAAACCAAATTGGTTGAAGCGTTAGGGAGCAACACACCTGCGGTGTCTTATAAAAAAGGTGCTTTTGGGGTGCCTGAAGCACTTACCGGCACGCACCTCCGGGTGGTTCCGGACAGAAATGACCAGGAATTTGTTGCGGAAATGGTTGCTGTTTTAAACGGCAGGATGGAAACAATGCCGGAGGCCTTTTATGATTATTTTCGCTGGGATAAAATTGCACAGCGGGCGATGGATTCAATTGAAAAAATGAAGATATGA
- a CDS encoding glycosyltransferase family 4 protein: protein MSKYQAAVRKKYIELALMFPFVLLGRVAGYVFKLKTKHRHFLFFPSADIGGSIKVNAEITECIAKEKPLIIFSKKPKNNKFLPMFQQEGVRILDLHRYIDYKGYHFVNFFFRGVLATWINKAEQPVVFGGESLFFYKIIPHVKQGTRRIELCHLNTWFPFSLGFIDDIDQRIFSTPKIRRDAERQYAESNLPQKYYDRLLFIDNKIDIPLLQPMNTALPLQVLFVGRGAPQKRVHLIAAIAKVMHEKEEAVHFSFAGDVETIVPQDVKTYSTLYGQITDPAALHKVYQQADVLILTSAYEGLPLVVMDMMARGKVVLSTNVDGIPDYINDKENGLLITEVTETGIVAEGARLLEWLSRHPEERRRIGENAYDYTRKHFSKEVFDAAYKKLLL from the coding sequence ATGAGCAAGTATCAGGCAGCAGTACGAAAGAAATATATTGAGCTGGCACTCATGTTCCCGTTTGTATTGCTGGGCAGGGTAGCCGGTTATGTTTTTAAGTTGAAAACAAAGCACCGGCATTTTTTATTTTTCCCCAGTGCCGATATCGGGGGGTCTATAAAAGTGAATGCAGAGATCACCGAATGTATTGCTAAAGAAAAACCTTTAATCATTTTTAGCAAGAAGCCTAAAAATAATAAGTTCCTGCCGATGTTTCAGCAGGAGGGGGTACGCATTCTTGACCTGCACCGCTATATTGATTATAAAGGGTATCATTTTGTAAACTTTTTTTTCAGGGGCGTGCTGGCCACCTGGATCAACAAAGCGGAGCAACCCGTTGTATTTGGAGGAGAGTCGCTTTTTTTTTATAAGATCATACCGCATGTAAAGCAGGGAACGCGGCGGATAGAGCTTTGCCATTTAAATACCTGGTTTCCCTTTTCGCTGGGTTTTATTGACGATATAGATCAACGGATCTTCAGTACGCCTAAGATCAGGCGGGATGCAGAACGGCAATACGCCGAAAGCAATTTGCCTCAAAAATATTATGACCGGCTACTTTTTATTGATAACAAAATTGACATACCGCTATTACAGCCGATGAATACAGCACTTCCCCTGCAGGTATTATTTGTAGGACGGGGCGCACCTCAAAAACGGGTACACCTCATTGCGGCCATCGCAAAGGTCATGCATGAGAAAGAAGAAGCAGTCCATTTTTCGTTTGCGGGAGATGTGGAAACGATCGTTCCCCAGGACGTGAAGACGTATAGCACTTTGTATGGACAGATCACCGATCCTGCTGCGTTGCACAAAGTATACCAGCAGGCTGATGTGCTGATCCTGACCTCGGCCTATGAAGGACTTCCATTGGTGGTTATGGATATGATGGCCAGGGGAAAGGTGGTATTATCTACAAATGTGGATGGCATTCCGGATTACATCAATGATAAAGAAAACGGATTATTGATTACCGAAGTAACCGAGACAGGTATTGTTGCAGAAGGTGCCCGGTTATTGGAGTGGTTGAGCCGCCATCCGGAAGAAAGAAGAAGAATAGGAGAGAATGCATATGATTATACGCGGAAACATTTTAGCAAAGAGGTATTTGATGCGGCGTATAAAAAGTTACTGTTGTAG
- a CDS encoding DHA2 family efflux MFS transporter permease subunit, producing the protein MAIENSPVVYRYLPWIAALAIFMQSLDGTILNTALPSIAADLHRSPLTMQSIIVSYVLILALLIPLSGWMSDHFGSRKIFIWAVGLFTLGSLFSALSTSLTVLILSRVVQAVGASMMVPVARLAILYTYSKDKLLGVINFITIPGLVGPIIGPTLGGWLVDVASWHWIFLINIPVGILGMTFAWKVMPNYIYRGKPFDTVGMILFGGSLICITVAIELGSEKIVEGWYLIGVAVLGIVLMHAYYRHFKKLRYPLIDLHLIRIRTLRIGVFGNLLTRLGIGGMPLLLPLLFQVGFGHTAMVSGMMLIPSAITTIMVKPWVVPVVRRFGYKKTLIVNTMLIAAVIALFSIPDAHTPLPLLIPYLVLFGAVNSIQMATMNTLALSDLNNENASTGNSLLLVMQQLSMSLGVSVSAYLLSKYSSASWIRSGDPVTVFRYSFLTMGAITAVAGLIFFRLKATDGNTLTGATAQ; encoded by the coding sequence TTGGCAATTGAAAATTCACCGGTGGTTTACCGATACCTGCCCTGGATCGCAGCGCTGGCTATTTTTATGCAGTCGCTGGACGGAACCATTCTCAATACAGCCTTGCCTTCGATTGCCGCAGACCTGCACCGTTCGCCGTTAACCATGCAGTCCATCATTGTAAGCTATGTGCTGATCCTGGCGCTGCTGATCCCGCTGAGCGGCTGGATGTCGGATCATTTTGGCTCCCGGAAGATCTTTATCTGGGCGGTGGGACTGTTCACCCTCGGCTCATTGTTCAGTGCGCTTTCCACCAGTCTGACCGTATTGATCCTCTCCCGGGTGGTACAGGCGGTTGGGGCTTCCATGATGGTGCCGGTGGCCCGGCTGGCCATACTTTATACCTATTCAAAAGACAAACTGCTGGGGGTGATCAATTTCATTACGATCCCCGGTCTGGTAGGGCCTATTATCGGTCCTACACTGGGAGGATGGCTGGTGGATGTAGCGAGCTGGCACTGGATCTTTCTGATTAATATCCCTGTGGGGATCCTGGGGATGACCTTCGCCTGGAAAGTGATGCCCAATTATATTTACAGGGGCAAACCTTTTGATACGGTGGGGATGATTTTATTTGGCGGCTCGCTGATCTGTATCACGGTGGCCATCGAGCTGGGTTCCGAAAAGATCGTGGAGGGTTGGTACCTCATAGGCGTCGCCGTGTTAGGGATCGTTTTAATGCATGCTTATTACCGGCATTTCAAAAAACTGCGGTATCCGTTGATCGACCTGCACCTGATCCGCATCCGCACCCTGCGCATCGGTGTTTTCGGAAACCTGCTCACCCGGCTGGGGATCGGAGGAATGCCGTTGCTGCTGCCGCTGCTTTTCCAGGTAGGGTTCGGGCACACGGCGATGGTCTCCGGTATGATGCTGATCCCGTCCGCCATTACCACCATTATGGTAAAACCCTGGGTGGTGCCTGTTGTAAGACGGTTTGGTTACAAGAAAACCCTTATTGTTAATACCATGCTCATCGCTGCGGTCATCGCGCTTTTTTCGATCCCGGATGCGCATACGCCCCTGCCATTGCTGATCCCTTACCTGGTGCTTTTTGGTGCGGTAAACTCTATCCAGATGGCTACAATGAACACGCTGGCCCTGTCTGATCTCAATAATGAAAACGCCAGCACGGGCAACAGTCTGCTGCTGGTAATGCAGCAGCTTTCCATGAGCCTTGGAGTATCGGTGAGCGCCTATCTCTTATCAAAATACAGCAGTGCTTCGTGGATCAGGTCCGGCGATCCGGTGACGGTATTCCGGTATTCTTTCCTGACAATGGGTGCCATAACCGCAGTTGCGGGACTGATCTTCTTCCGGCTGAAGGCGACGGATGGTAATACACTGACGGGTGCCACCGCACAATAA
- a CDS encoding NAD-dependent epimerase/dehydratase family protein, with amino-acid sequence MIVGTGMIAKRFSVYRQQDDFLVFASGVSNSKSQREADYLREMELLQKTITDNKEKHFVYFSTCSIFDPSEQNGRYVRHKLQVEDYISKMTERYTVFRVSNVVGRSDNPNTIVNYYINHIRSNTNFDVWMHAFRNLIDIDDVFALVEQILKGGWHPNQIIAIANKENYNVLTIVKEIERFLQQEGNYTLVERGTSFNIDVSAIAPVIEQLQIDFGPDYLPRLLQKYFG; translated from the coding sequence ATGATTGTAGGAACTGGTATGATCGCAAAACGTTTTTCTGTTTACCGGCAACAGGATGATTTTCTGGTGTTTGCATCGGGAGTCTCCAACTCAAAAAGCCAGCGTGAGGCGGACTATTTAAGAGAAATGGAACTATTGCAAAAAACCATTACCGATAATAAAGAAAAACATTTTGTTTACTTTAGTACCTGCAGCATTTTTGATCCTTCGGAGCAGAACGGTCGTTACGTCCGGCATAAATTACAGGTAGAGGATTATATCAGCAAAATGACGGAACGGTATACTGTTTTCCGTGTTTCAAACGTAGTGGGCCGCTCTGATAATCCAAACACTATCGTTAACTATTACATCAATCATATACGCAGTAATACCAATTTTGATGTTTGGATGCATGCTTTCCGTAACCTGATCGATATTGATGATGTTTTTGCACTTGTTGAGCAGATCCTGAAAGGGGGATGGCATCCGAATCAGATCATAGCTATTGCGAACAAAGAAAATTACAATGTATTAACTATTGTAAAGGAGATCGAGCGTTTTTTGCAACAGGAAGGAAATTATACCCTGGTGGAAAGAGGTACATCATTTAATATTGATGTATCTGCAATTGCACCTGTCATCGAGCAGCTTCAGATCGATTTTGGGCCGGATTATCTGCCCCGGCTGTTACAAAAATATTTTGGATGA
- a CDS encoding queuosine precursor transporter, with product MIHTITKNKPTRLYILLGCFFVANAIVAEVVGVKIFSLEKTIGITPFNLNLFGNSFSFNLTAGVLLWPVVFIMTDIINEYYGMKGVRFLSYLAAALIGYTFIMFQGAIFLTPADFWVSNFTQNNVPNADHAYRVVLGQGSWIIIGSLGAFLLGQILDVAVFHRIKKATGEKAIWLRATGSTLISQLVDSFLVLFIAFYVGPRVSANQGAPWSLVLVLSICVGNYIYKFIVAVIMTPVIYWVHNAIEKYLGHETAAEMKRQAMSD from the coding sequence ATGATCCATACTATCACCAAAAATAAACCAACCCGCCTCTACATCCTGCTGGGTTGCTTTTTTGTAGCCAATGCCATTGTTGCCGAAGTAGTGGGGGTAAAGATCTTCTCCCTGGAGAAAACGATCGGTATAACGCCATTTAACCTCAACCTTTTCGGTAATTCCTTTTCCTTTAATCTTACGGCGGGGGTGCTTCTGTGGCCCGTGGTATTTATTATGACCGATATCATCAACGAATACTACGGGATGAAAGGCGTCCGTTTCCTCTCCTATCTGGCGGCAGCATTGATCGGATATACCTTTATTATGTTCCAGGGGGCTATTTTCTTAACACCCGCCGACTTCTGGGTGTCCAATTTCACTCAAAACAATGTTCCCAATGCGGATCATGCGTACCGGGTGGTGCTCGGACAGGGATCCTGGATCATTATCGGGTCGCTTGGCGCCTTTTTGCTGGGGCAGATCCTCGATGTGGCCGTTTTTCACCGGATCAAAAAAGCCACAGGCGAAAAGGCCATCTGGCTGAGAGCCACCGGTTCCACGCTGATCTCGCAGCTTGTAGACAGCTTCCTGGTGCTTTTTATCGCCTTTTATGTCGGCCCCAGGGTATCCGCCAACCAGGGGGCGCCCTGGAGCCTGGTACTGGTGCTCAGCATTTGTGTGGGCAACTACATTTATAAGTTCATTGTAGCAGTGATTATGACCCCCGTGATCTATTGGGTGCACAACGCCATCGAAAAATACCTGGGACATGAAACAGCAGCCGAAATGAAGCGACAGGCAATGAGCGATTAG
- a CDS encoding glycosyltransferase family 2 protein: MIKKEYICSFTISMRPLISICIPSYENVALVKRLLDSIVSQTFKDYEVIITDDSRSNAVEILSHTYKSSIPGLTYFKNAEPLGSPANWNKAIRQANGQWIKLMHHDDFFTRPDALALFAQKTQEPLSGDFIFSNYISFSAYAETPHRVTSLETILLRKSPLNLFKRNFIGPPSTTLIRNNNTSWYDERVKWVVDFEFYINYLSTTTFTYIAESLIGIGVHEAQITASVFRKKGTEIPENFYLLEKLGARILSNIFVYDYYWRSFRNLKIRSIADLAPYTTIETIPKKMLRLMKFQFAIPLSVLKIGPISKCLMAFSYCFR, from the coding sequence TTGATAAAAAAAGAATACATTTGCTCATTTACAATAAGCATGCGACCTCTGATTTCTATTTGCATACCATCATACGAAAATGTGGCGCTTGTTAAAAGACTGCTTGACAGCATCGTGTCCCAAACATTTAAGGACTACGAGGTTATTATTACGGATGATAGCCGCTCCAATGCAGTAGAAATACTCAGCCATACCTATAAATCCTCGATTCCAGGCCTGACATATTTCAAAAATGCCGAACCGTTGGGGTCTCCCGCCAACTGGAACAAAGCAATCAGACAGGCCAACGGACAATGGATTAAACTCATGCATCACGACGACTTCTTTACAAGACCGGATGCATTAGCCCTTTTCGCACAAAAGACCCAGGAACCGCTGTCGGGCGACTTCATATTCAGCAACTACATCTCTTTCTCGGCGTATGCTGAAACACCTCACCGGGTAACATCCCTGGAAACAATCTTACTCCGCAAATCCCCCTTAAACCTCTTCAAGCGGAACTTTATCGGCCCACCCAGCACCACGCTGATCCGGAACAATAATACCAGCTGGTATGATGAGCGGGTAAAATGGGTGGTTGATTTTGAATTTTATATCAACTATTTGTCTACGACAACATTTACATATATCGCCGAAAGCCTTATTGGTATAGGCGTACATGAAGCACAAATCACAGCCAGCGTATTTCGCAAAAAAGGAACAGAAATCCCAGAAAACTTCTACCTGTTGGAAAAATTAGGTGCCCGAATATTGAGCAATATCTTCGTATATGATTATTACTGGAGGTCATTCAGAAATCTCAAGATACGATCGATAGCCGATCTTGCACCATACACAACAATAGAAACCATTCCTAAAAAAATGTTGCGGCTGATGAAATTCCAGTTTGCAATCCCCTTATCTGTATTAAAAATCGGGCCAATATCAAAGTGTCTTATGGCGTTTTCCTATTGTTTCCGTTAG
- a CDS encoding YfhO family protein, protein MKNNWVKQLVPHVIAVVVFVVVSLIFCKPVLEGNVLNQHDIVGWKGAAQNALDVKAKTGTAPLWNTGLFSGMPNYQIYMEGKSVLPNLIKVFGLGLPNPANFFFIACICFYILALAMGLNPVVAVFGALAYGFSTYNPVILSAGHETKMYAIGFMPLLLAGLLLIFNKRYWIGLAVATLGAYQELMSNHPQINYYFFIIAAFIILFYLVRWVREKDFKHIIFVFVLSTVAALAGLGSYYQSYAATKEYTEFTMRGGKSVEIKGDQVTAANTKGLDEDYAFSYSMKMPEPLVMLMPNAYGGSSAEPLKEKAQESIIERLTALNIPQLNSAAPQMVGQLPGYWGGMAKPGESNSGPPYVGAIICLLALIGFAIVKGPLKWGLLVATVLGIVMSWGSYFSDFNLILLHNLPLYNKFRAPSMALVIPQLTLVVMAVVTVQQLFFSADGKQLLQQNFKRVLYVLGGLIVVIGLVYIGQSYTSGYDELLTGELPDQIKMILIGGLKSARQSLFLGQLFRTVLFAGVLAGILYLFVKGTLKPALATGILLLVVFIDLWAVDKKYLTDENYVPKETAEAENFVKTAADEQILKDKDPHFRVFDVANGFNSNHAAYFHRSILGYHPAKLRIYQDIIERYFGTGQPPQELLNALDTRYIITQNQQGQVATIPNPGAYGAAWFVKGLKPEADAARELQAVGNTQLKDTAIVPQAAVSSIGTVQTDTTAKITLVKYTNDAIEYTSTSNTPQFAVFSEVYYPAGWRATVDGKETPIIKANYFMRGLLVPAGKHTVNFDFEPATVKKGITISYVSSVLIVILVLGGFGMQWWLDRKTKNKVTV, encoded by the coding sequence ATGAAAAATAATTGGGTAAAGCAGCTGGTGCCGCATGTGATCGCTGTTGTCGTTTTTGTAGTGGTATCACTTATATTCTGCAAGCCGGTGCTGGAAGGAAATGTGTTGAATCAACATGATATTGTAGGGTGGAAGGGCGCCGCGCAGAATGCTTTGGATGTAAAAGCAAAAACGGGGACAGCTCCGCTTTGGAATACCGGTCTTTTCAGTGGTATGCCCAATTATCAGATCTATATGGAAGGGAAATCGGTACTGCCGAATCTGATCAAGGTTTTTGGATTGGGATTACCCAATCCCGCAAATTTCTTTTTTATTGCCTGCATCTGTTTTTATATACTGGCGCTGGCGATGGGATTGAACCCGGTGGTGGCTGTTTTTGGGGCGCTGGCTTATGGATTTTCTACCTATAATCCCGTGATCCTCTCGGCCGGTCATGAAACAAAAATGTATGCCATCGGGTTTATGCCGTTGCTGCTGGCAGGATTGCTGCTGATCTTTAACAAACGCTACTGGATCGGGCTGGCGGTGGCGACGTTGGGAGCTTACCAGGAGCTGATGTCGAACCACCCGCAGATTAATTATTATTTTTTCATCATTGCGGCCTTTATTATCCTGTTTTATCTGGTACGATGGGTCAGGGAAAAGGACTTTAAGCATATCATATTTGTCTTTGTGTTGAGTACCGTTGCCGCGCTGGCCGGACTTGGATCGTACTATCAGAGTTATGCTGCAACAAAAGAATATACGGAGTTTACGATGCGCGGAGGAAAATCGGTGGAGATAAAAGGCGACCAGGTGACAGCCGCCAATACAAAAGGGCTGGATGAAGATTACGCATTTTCCTACAGTATGAAAATGCCCGAGCCGCTTGTAATGCTAATGCCGAATGCATACGGGGGAAGCAGTGCGGAACCTTTAAAAGAGAAGGCTCAGGAAAGCATTATTGAACGCCTTACAGCCCTGAATATTCCGCAGCTTAATTCCGCAGCTCCCCAGATGGTGGGCCAGCTTCCCGGCTATTGGGGTGGCATGGCTAAACCCGGGGAATCCAACTCCGGGCCTCCTTATGTGGGCGCCATTATCTGTTTGCTGGCTTTGATCGGTTTTGCAATAGTAAAAGGACCATTGAAATGGGGGCTGCTGGTAGCCACAGTACTGGGCATAGTTATGAGCTGGGGTAGTTATTTCAGCGATTTTAACCTGATATTATTGCACAACCTGCCACTTTATAATAAATTTCGCGCACCATCGATGGCATTGGTCATCCCGCAGCTCACCCTGGTAGTGATGGCTGTGGTTACAGTACAACAGCTTTTCTTTTCAGCTGATGGTAAACAATTGCTGCAGCAGAATTTTAAAAGGGTCCTGTATGTGCTGGGCGGACTTATCGTAGTGATCGGGCTTGTTTATATCGGACAATCCTACACATCCGGATATGATGAACTGCTGACAGGGGAATTGCCCGATCAGATCAAGATGATTTTAATCGGCGGTCTTAAATCAGCCCGGCAATCCCTGTTCCTGGGGCAGTTGTTCAGAACCGTTTTATTTGCCGGGGTATTGGCGGGAATACTGTACCTGTTTGTAAAAGGTACCCTGAAGCCGGCATTGGCCACAGGAATATTGTTGCTGGTTGTTTTTATCGATCTTTGGGCAGTTGATAAAAAATATCTTACAGATGAGAACTATGTCCCGAAAGAAACTGCGGAAGCAGAAAATTTTGTAAAGACAGCTGCCGATGAACAGATCCTTAAGGATAAGGACCCGCATTTCAGGGTGTTTGACGTGGCCAATGGATTCAACAGCAATCATGCTGCCTATTTCCACCGCTCCATCCTCGGGTATCACCCTGCAAAACTGCGTATCTACCAGGATATTATTGAACGGTATTTTGGTACCGGACAACCGCCGCAGGAGTTGCTGAATGCACTGGATACGCGCTATATCATTACCCAGAATCAACAAGGACAGGTTGCAACGATCCCCAACCCCGGAGCCTATGGCGCTGCCTGGTTTGTGAAAGGGTTAAAGCCGGAGGCGGATGCGGCGAGGGAACTGCAGGCAGTGGGCAACACACAGTTGAAAGATACTGCAATAGTACCACAAGCCGCAGTATCTTCTATCGGTACAGTTCAAACAGATACAACTGCTAAAATTACACTGGTTAAATACACCAATGACGCTATTGAGTATACCAGCACAAGCAATACACCCCAGTTTGCAGTATTTAGCGAAGTGTATTATCCGGCAGGATGGAGAGCTACCGTTGATGGTAAGGAAACTCCCATAATTAAAGCGAACTATTTTATGCGCGGATTATTGGTGCCTGCAGGAAAACATACAGTGAATTTCGATTTTGAACCGGCCACTGTTAAAAAGGGGATTACCATTTCTTATGTAAGCTCTGTCCTGATCGTAATCCTGGTGCTGGGTGGTTTTGGAATGCAATGGTGGCTGGACCGTAAAACGAAAAATAAGGTAACGGTTTGA